In a single window of the Zea mays cultivar B73 chromosome 5, Zm-B73-REFERENCE-NAM-5.0, whole genome shotgun sequence genome:
- the LOC100284123 gene encoding Ran-binding protein M homolog, whose product MVTNQDADAAAPGAGATVDPMRLASRWRSRPEWNCASAELEAEPSELNTVNSSGLFSVVSTDKLSVKYLGSHHHGHDVGVVQADRPAPTRRAVYYFEMGVRNAGYKGQTSIGFTSESFKMRRQPGWETNSCGYHGDDGHLYRGQGKGESFGPKFTSGDIIGAGINYLSQEFFFTKNGTLVGAIPKEIKGPLYPTIAVHSYGEELTVNFGKEPFCFDVEGYILEDKMRQQSVSDKLNLEPDISHWIVRSYLLHYGYQDTLNAFDMANATDRPTSRQNGNAEPPEMYGLSHRKLLRQLIMSGDIDSTFKRLREWYPQVIKDEQSVICFLLRSQRFIEYIRAEQLEVAVKYGRANLASFFTHKAFEGLLKDSVALLAYEKPTESCLGYLMDSSQREFVADAVNAAVLSTNPTVKDPESCLYSCLERLLKQLTVCSFERRAFNNYQGDAFLLHKEVQNYERSRRS is encoded by the exons ATGGTGACGAACCAGGACGCGGATGCGGCAGCGCCAGGGGCAGGGGCAACGGTAGATCCGATGCGGCTAGCATCGCGGTGGCGATCCCGGCCAGAGTGGAACTGCGCGTCGGCGGAGCTGGAGGCTGAGCCGTCCGAGCTCAACACCGTCAACAGCTCGGGACTCTTCTCCGTCGTCTCTACCGACAAGTTATCGGTAAAATACCTCGGCAGCCATCACCACGGCCACGACGTCGGTGTCGTGCAGGCCGACCGTCCCGCGCCGACGCGCCGAGCCGTGTACTACTTCGAGATGGGCGTCAGGAATGCTGGATACAAGGGGCAGACATCCATTGGGTTCACGAGCGAGAGCTTCAAGATGAGGCGACAACCGGG CTGGGAGACAAACAGTTGTGGATACCATGGTGACGACGGCCATCTTTATCGGGGTCAAGGGAAAGGTGAATCATTTGGGCCAAAATTCACATCTGGTGACATAATTGGTGCTGGCATCAACTACTTGTCACAAGAATTTTTCTTCAC GAAAAATGGTACTCTGGTTGGAGCCATTCCAAAAGAAATTAAAGGCCCACTATATCCTACCATTGCAGTTCATAGTTACGGTGAAGA GTTGACTGTAAACTTTGGAAAAGAACCATTCTGTTTTGACGTTGAG GGTTATATTCTTGAGGACAAAATGAGGCAGCAATCAGTGTCTGATAAATTGAACTTGGAGCCAGACATCAGCCATTG GATTGTCCGTTCATATCTCCTACATTATGGATACCAAGATACATTAAATGCTTTTGATATGGCAAATGCAACCGATCGCCCCACCAGTCGCCAAAATGGTAATGCAGAACCTCCCGAAATGTATGGTCTTAGCCATAGAAAACTTTTGCGTCAG CTTATCATGAGTGGAGATATTGACTCTACATTCAAAAGACTTCGGGAGTGGTATCCGCAAGTGATAAAG GATGAGCAATCGGTTATTTGCTTCCTACTTCGTTCTCAAAGATTCATAGAATATATCAGG GCTGAACAACTGGAGGTTGCCGTGAAATATGGTCGTGCTAACCTGGCAAGCTTCTTCACCCACAAAGCTTTTGAGGGGCTGCTGAAA GATAGTGTGGCCCTACTTGCGTATGAGAAGCCTACAGAATCATGCTTGGGATACCTGATGGACTCTTCCCAGCGTGAATTTGTGGCGGACGCGGTGAACGCGGCTGTCCTGTCGACGAACCCCACTGTGAAGGACCCTGAGAGCTGCCTTTACTCGTGTCTCGAGAGGCTACTAAAGCAGCTCACAGTATGTAGCTTTGAGCGACGTGCATTCAACAACTACCAAGGAGATGCATTCTTACTCCACAAAGAAGTGCAGAATTATGAAAGGTCTAGGCGCTCATAG
- the LOC100284123 gene encoding ran-binding protein M homolog isoform X2: protein MVTNQDADAAAPGAGATVDPMRLASRWRSRPEWNCASAELEAEPSELNTVNSSGLFSVVSTDKLSVKYLGSHHHGHDVGVVQADRPAPTRRAVYYFEMGVRNAGYKGQTSIGFTSESFKMRRQPGWETNSCGYHGDDGHLYRGQGKGESFGPKFTSGDIIGAGINYLSQEFFFTKNGTLVGAIPKEIKGPLYPTIAVHSYGEELTVNFGKEPFCFDVEGYILEDKMRQQSVSDKLNLEPDISHWIVRSYLLHYGYQDTLNAFDMANATDRPTSRQNGNAEPPEMYGLSHRKLLRQLIMSGDIDSTFKRLREWYPQVIKDEQSVICFLLRSQRFIEYIRDSVALLAYEKPTESCLGYLMDSSQREFVADAVNAAVLSTNPTVKDPESCLYSCLERLLKQLTVCSFERRAFNNYQGDAFLLHKEVQNYERSRRS from the exons ATGGTGACGAACCAGGACGCGGATGCGGCAGCGCCAGGGGCAGGGGCAACGGTAGATCCGATGCGGCTAGCATCGCGGTGGCGATCCCGGCCAGAGTGGAACTGCGCGTCGGCGGAGCTGGAGGCTGAGCCGTCCGAGCTCAACACCGTCAACAGCTCGGGACTCTTCTCCGTCGTCTCTACCGACAAGTTATCGGTAAAATACCTCGGCAGCCATCACCACGGCCACGACGTCGGTGTCGTGCAGGCCGACCGTCCCGCGCCGACGCGCCGAGCCGTGTACTACTTCGAGATGGGCGTCAGGAATGCTGGATACAAGGGGCAGACATCCATTGGGTTCACGAGCGAGAGCTTCAAGATGAGGCGACAACCGGG CTGGGAGACAAACAGTTGTGGATACCATGGTGACGACGGCCATCTTTATCGGGGTCAAGGGAAAGGTGAATCATTTGGGCCAAAATTCACATCTGGTGACATAATTGGTGCTGGCATCAACTACTTGTCACAAGAATTTTTCTTCAC GAAAAATGGTACTCTGGTTGGAGCCATTCCAAAAGAAATTAAAGGCCCACTATATCCTACCATTGCAGTTCATAGTTACGGTGAAGA GTTGACTGTAAACTTTGGAAAAGAACCATTCTGTTTTGACGTTGAG GGTTATATTCTTGAGGACAAAATGAGGCAGCAATCAGTGTCTGATAAATTGAACTTGGAGCCAGACATCAGCCATTG GATTGTCCGTTCATATCTCCTACATTATGGATACCAAGATACATTAAATGCTTTTGATATGGCAAATGCAACCGATCGCCCCACCAGTCGCCAAAATGGTAATGCAGAACCTCCCGAAATGTATGGTCTTAGCCATAGAAAACTTTTGCGTCAG CTTATCATGAGTGGAGATATTGACTCTACATTCAAAAGACTTCGGGAGTGGTATCCGCAAGTGATAAAG GATGAGCAATCGGTTATTTGCTTCCTACTTCGTTCTCAAAGATTCATAGAATATATCAGG GATAGTGTGGCCCTACTTGCGTATGAGAAGCCTACAGAATCATGCTTGGGATACCTGATGGACTCTTCCCAGCGTGAATTTGTGGCGGACGCGGTGAACGCGGCTGTCCTGTCGACGAACCCCACTGTGAAGGACCCTGAGAGCTGCCTTTACTCGTGTCTCGAGAGGCTACTAAAGCAGCTCACAGTATGTAGCTTTGAGCGACGTGCATTCAACAACTACCAAGGAGATGCATTCTTACTCCACAAAGAAGTGCAGAATTATGAAAGGTCTAGGCGCTCATAG
- the LOC107305671 gene encoding protein MAINTENANCE OF PSII UNDER HIGH LIGHT 1 isoform X1, protein MACPAQSMLSASGCIFLRSKPQAASQVRGGIIGGGRSSRPFLLTCNASSSPSPSSPAPAQEDPDCNEEECAPEKEVGSLSAEWLAEERTQVVGTFPPKKKGWTGLVEKDTAGQTNIYSVEPMVYVAESAISSGTAGTSAEGAENTAAIAAGLVLITVAAASSILIQVNKSQVPQVPEAAYSGPPLSYYVTKFQPAVAAPAQTLEAPAPDEAQDGAAATVEAPEVPAPQLSS, encoded by the exons ATGGCTTGCCCTGCGCAGTCCATGCTCTCCGCCAGCGGCTGCATCTTCCTGAGGAGCAAGCCTCAGGCGGCATCCCAAGTGCGAGGGGGCATCATCGGCGGTGGCCGCAGCAGCAGGCCGTTCCTGCTCACCTGCAACGCTTCCTCTTCTCCGTCCCCTTCCTCGCCGGCGCCGGCGCAGGAAGACCCCGACTGCAACGAGGAGGAGTGCGCCCCGGAGAAGGAG GTCGGGAGCCTGAGCGCCGAGTGGCTGGccgaggagaggacccaggtcgtCGGCACTTTCCCTCCCAAGAAGAAAGGGTGGACCGGCTTAGTGGAGAAGGACACCGCCGGCCAGACCAACATCTACTCCGTCGAG CCGATGGTGTACGTGGCCGAGAGTGCCATCAGCTCCGGCACGGCGGGTACGTCGGCGGAGGGCGCCGAGAACACGGCCGCCATCGCCGCGGGGCTCGTCCTCATCACCGTAGCCGCGGCCTCGTCCATCCTCATCCAGGTGAACAAGAGCCAGGTGCCGCAGGTGCCGGAAGCCGCCTACAGCGGCCCGCCGCTCAGCTATTACGTCACCAAGTTCCAGCCGGCGGTGGCTGCGCCGGCGCAGACCCTCGAGGCCCCCGCCCCCGACGAGGCACAAGACGgcgccgccgccaccgtcgaGGCTCCGGAGGTACCGGCACCGCAGCTGTCGTCGTGA